A window from Williamwhitmania sp. encodes these proteins:
- a CDS encoding SDR family oxidoreductase: MKGRILVTGSSGFIGTNLLKRLKANNYEVFTFDMEDGDIATAEFNYEKLDHIIHLASRTYVPASWENPLDFYRTNTLGTTNILDLCRKQGCSLTYVSSYVYG; encoded by the coding sequence ATGAAGGGACGAATACTGGTAACCGGAAGCAGCGGCTTTATTGGAACAAACTTGCTAAAACGACTTAAAGCCAACAACTACGAGGTGTTTACCTTCGATATGGAGGATGGCGACATTGCCACCGCCGAATTTAACTACGAGAAGCTGGACCACATTATTCATCTTGCATCAAGAACCTACGTACCTGCCAGTTGGGAAAATCCTCTCGATTTCTACAGAACTAACACTTTAGGCACAACCAACATTCTTGACCTTTGCCGTAAGCAAGGCTGCTCCCTAACCTATGTAAGTAGCTACGTGTATGGAA
- a CDS encoding sugar phosphate nucleotidyltransferase — MCKRAVILAGGKGTRLKPYTVVLPKPLMPIGDFPILEVVIRQLAKNGFGHVTITVNHQAEIIKAFCGDGSRWGIKVDYSLESKPLSTMGPLKLIKDLPENFLVMNGDILTDLSFANFYNAHVEENSLFSISSYKRTEVSEYGVLEVDSSNRLTGFKEKPQHHYLVSMGIYMLNRRILDFIPEETFFGFDMLMLELLHKGEKVAVKPYDGYWLDIGRPDDYMQAIEEFDANKDKFL, encoded by the coding sequence ATGTGTAAAAGAGCAGTTATTCTGGCTGGAGGAAAGGGAACTCGGCTTAAACCGTACACCGTTGTTCTTCCAAAACCGCTTATGCCCATTGGCGATTTCCCCATTCTTGAGGTGGTAATTCGTCAGCTGGCAAAAAACGGGTTTGGCCACGTCACCATTACGGTAAACCATCAGGCCGAAATTATCAAGGCCTTCTGTGGTGATGGCTCCCGGTGGGGCATCAAGGTCGATTACTCGCTGGAAAGTAAGCCGTTGAGCACCATGGGGCCGCTAAAGCTGATAAAAGACCTTCCGGAAAACTTTTTGGTTATGAATGGAGATATCCTTACCGACCTCTCCTTTGCCAATTTCTATAATGCTCATGTGGAGGAGAACAGCCTCTTTTCCATCTCATCCTACAAAAGGACAGAGGTTAGCGAGTATGGTGTGCTGGAGGTTGACAGCAGCAACAGGCTTACCGGGTTTAAGGAGAAACCTCAACATCACTACCTTGTGAGCATGGGAATTTACATGCTCAACCGTCGCATTCTCGATTTTATTCCCGAGGAGACCTTTTTTGGCTTCGACATGCTCATGCTTGAACTTCTGCACAAAGGCGAAAAGGTTGCTGTTAAACCATACGATGGCTACTGGTTGGACATCGGTCGCCCCGACGACTACATGCAGGCCATTGAGGAGTTCGATGCCAATAAGGATAAATTTTTGTAG
- a CDS encoding NAD-dependent 4,6-dehydratase LegB has product MDLSNKKILVTGADGFIGSHLTEMLVDSGFQVRAFVYYNSFNSWGWLDTFPKSKLDKIEIFAGDIRDPNGVRNAMKDVDVVFHLAALIAIPFSYHSPDSYVDTNIKGTLNILQAARDLNVERVLVTSTSEVYGTAQYVPIDEKHPRQPQSPYSATKIGADSIAESFYRSFGLPVVIVRPFNTYGPRQSARAVIPTIITQLLAGKQEIKLGALSPTRDLLYVKDTARGFIEIAKCDKLIGEDVNIATEMEISIGDLAQMIIDQINPPAHIVSDEQRLRPALSEVERLHGSRQKLSRFTNWEPQLTFEQGVLQTIEWFKNPVNQARYKADIYNV; this is encoded by the coding sequence ATGGACCTTTCCAATAAGAAAATATTAGTTACCGGAGCCGATGGTTTTATTGGAAGCCATCTCACCGAAATGCTTGTAGACTCAGGTTTTCAGGTAAGAGCCTTTGTTTACTACAACTCCTTCAACTCTTGGGGCTGGCTCGACACCTTTCCCAAGAGCAAGCTGGATAAGATTGAGATATTTGCGGGCGATATCCGTGACCCAAACGGCGTACGAAATGCCATGAAGGATGTTGATGTAGTCTTTCATCTCGCCGCACTCATTGCCATTCCGTTTAGCTACCACTCTCCCGACAGCTATGTGGACACCAACATAAAGGGTACGCTCAACATTTTACAGGCGGCACGCGACCTCAATGTAGAGCGCGTGCTGGTGACCTCCACCTCGGAGGTGTATGGTACGGCCCAATATGTGCCAATCGATGAGAAGCACCCACGGCAGCCGCAATCGCCATACTCTGCCACTAAAATTGGTGCCGATAGCATTGCTGAATCATTCTACCGCAGCTTTGGATTACCCGTTGTCATTGTGCGTCCATTCAATACCTATGGCCCTCGTCAGTCGGCTAGAGCGGTAATACCAACAATTATTACGCAGCTTCTGGCCGGGAAGCAGGAAATTAAGCTGGGGGCCCTCAGCCCTACTCGCGACCTACTCTACGTGAAAGACACCGCCAGAGGATTTATCGAAATTGCCAAGTGCGACAAGCTCATTGGTGAGGATGTGAATATTGCCACCGAAATGGAGATCTCAATCGGCGATTTAGCACAAATGATTATCGATCAGATCAATCCCCCTGCCCATATTGTTTCCGATGAGCAACGGCTACGACCTGCCCTTAGCGAAGTGGAGCGCCTGCATGGAAGCCGACAAAAGTTAAGCCGGTTTACCAATTGGGAACCGCAGCTTACCTTTGAGCAGGGGGTTTTGCAAACAATTGAGTGGTTCAAAAATCCGGTAAACCAAGCCAGATATAAAGCCGATATCTACAATGTGTAA
- a CDS encoding carboxypeptidase regulatory-like domain-containing protein, with protein MVRRLLLLAVLILSVGGILAQEVSKNVQRADRVYNDGNYDKALEQYLRVASEEAVTAHIARQIGNCYRFQDNLAQAEIWYEKALKQPDHNSGDYLLLGYAQKANGKVELAAATLKKLYALDMLPNLAQQPGSGSSFDALLREGFLSLNVIPVSINSSESDFSPTIYRDALVFATSRFDRGLANLDRQINPQQHLSLYTARLSSSGELGSPFVFSNDLLSPYYTGPIAFSPSGDTAYFVRKKYLKARRGDEKQMADNNLKILRAIYNHGEWIDQGPLPFCTDSYSVGDPAVSPDGKRLYFTSDMPGGMGGADLYYREIRPGGTFGDAVNLGAKINTAGNEMCPFVAKDGTLFFASDGLPGFGNLDLFAAYPTANGFDYVTNLGYPVNGAYDDFGLTLSADGTIAFFSSNRPGGMGDDDIYKIEVKKIVVTHTLDGQVVDEKGAPVVSATIKVMDGDKVVNTISTDAAGKFTAKLDDDLKVSLHAQRTDYFPTSVEVNTFGLGLKPTTIPVKITMTRDIGYTLTATILSLANNSPIAGARAIAFPPDTTKALVGSADQLGRVRFKLDKDTDYRIRVEKEGFVSKWFTLSTKGRERGDLNLSTMFDTRLQAVVKPGLTGKVTDAKTGLPLENVVVTLTSDKLPQPLRMATDNSGQFNRTDLPEGVYSVKLEKDGYSPMEISLTLGNAPFNVNSQFSLALQPANGSFTAVGLVTNKDDGTPIKEVVVTLLDKATNEKVQNKTDDFGSFDFRLDANHIYILKLEKEKFFAKTLMISTQGVPAGMFNLNTAYDLKMEPIVMNKAIEIPNIYYDLGKWDIKPESATELDKLVTLLEENPTIRIELSSHTDARGSSQQNMVLSQKRAQSAVDYIVSKGIASSRIVAKGYGDTMIKNRCKKGVQCTEAEQAVNRRTEIKVISY; from the coding sequence ATGGTACGACGGTTGCTTCTTTTGGCAGTGCTAATCCTCTCCGTTGGAGGAATTCTGGCACAGGAGGTTTCGAAAAATGTGCAGCGGGCCGATAGGGTCTACAACGATGGAAACTACGACAAGGCGCTTGAGCAATACCTGCGGGTGGCCTCCGAGGAGGCCGTTACGGCTCACATTGCTCGGCAAATTGGAAACTGCTACCGCTTTCAAGACAATTTGGCTCAAGCCGAAATTTGGTATGAGAAGGCGCTGAAGCAGCCCGACCACAACTCCGGTGACTACCTCCTGCTTGGTTACGCACAAAAGGCCAACGGAAAGGTGGAGCTGGCAGCCGCAACGCTTAAGAAGCTCTATGCGCTCGACATGCTCCCCAACCTGGCACAACAACCCGGAAGTGGCTCGTCGTTTGATGCCTTGCTAAGAGAGGGATTCCTTAGCCTAAATGTCATTCCGGTAAGCATTAATAGCTCCGAGTCGGACTTTTCACCAACCATCTATCGCGATGCACTGGTGTTTGCCACCTCCCGCTTCGACCGCGGGTTGGCCAACCTCGACCGTCAAATTAACCCACAGCAACACCTGAGTCTTTACACGGCGCGCCTAAGCAGCAGCGGAGAGTTGGGATCACCATTCGTGTTTTCCAATGACCTGCTCAGCCCATACTATACGGGGCCCATTGCCTTCTCCCCATCGGGCGATACGGCCTACTTTGTAAGAAAAAAGTATCTAAAGGCTCGCCGTGGCGACGAGAAGCAGATGGCGGATAATAACCTCAAGATACTCCGCGCCATATATAACCATGGGGAGTGGATCGACCAGGGGCCACTACCATTCTGCACCGACAGCTACTCCGTTGGCGATCCAGCTGTGAGCCCCGATGGGAAACGGCTTTACTTTACATCCGACATGCCTGGTGGAATGGGAGGTGCCGATCTTTACTACCGCGAAATTCGGCCCGGTGGAACCTTTGGCGATGCCGTAAACTTGGGCGCCAAGATCAATACGGCGGGCAACGAAATGTGTCCCTTTGTGGCTAAGGATGGAACGCTCTTCTTTGCCTCCGACGGCCTTCCCGGCTTTGGCAACCTCGACCTGTTTGCTGCCTATCCAACCGCCAACGGGTTCGACTATGTTACCAACCTTGGCTACCCGGTGAATGGAGCCTACGACGATTTTGGCCTCACGCTGTCAGCCGATGGCACCATAGCATTCTTCTCCTCCAACCGTCCCGGTGGAATGGGTGATGACGATATTTACAAAATCGAGGTAAAAAAGATAGTGGTTACCCACACATTAGATGGACAGGTTGTTGACGAAAAGGGTGCGCCAGTAGTCTCTGCAACCATAAAAGTTATGGATGGCGATAAGGTGGTGAACACCATTTCGACAGATGCGGCAGGCAAGTTTACCGCCAAGCTGGATGATGACCTCAAAGTTTCTCTACATGCCCAACGAACCGACTACTTTCCAACATCGGTGGAGGTGAACACCTTTGGTCTTGGCCTCAAGCCAACAACCATTCCTGTTAAAATTACCATGACGCGCGATATTGGCTATACCCTTACGGCCACTATTCTGTCGCTTGCCAACAACTCCCCTATTGCTGGTGCAAGAGCCATTGCTTTTCCTCCCGATACTACAAAAGCCCTAGTTGGCAGTGCCGACCAGCTGGGACGCGTTCGCTTTAAGTTAGATAAAGATACAGACTACCGCATTCGTGTTGAAAAGGAGGGTTTCGTAAGCAAGTGGTTTACTCTTTCCACCAAGGGACGTGAGCGTGGTGACCTGAACCTTAGTACAATGTTCGACACGAGACTTCAGGCTGTTGTAAAGCCGGGGCTTACCGGTAAGGTTACCGATGCCAAAACAGGCCTCCCCTTAGAAAACGTGGTGGTTACACTCACCTCCGACAAGTTGCCTCAACCCCTTCGCATGGCTACCGACAACTCAGGTCAGTTCAACAGAACAGACCTACCGGAGGGAGTTTACTCGGTAAAGTTGGAGAAGGATGGCTATTCACCCATGGAAATTAGCCTTACACTTGGCAACGCTCCATTTAACGTGAACTCTCAATTTAGCCTAGCACTTCAACCGGCCAACGGATCGTTCACTGCCGTAGGATTGGTTACCAACAAGGATGACGGCACGCCAATCAAGGAGGTTGTTGTTACCCTGCTCGACAAGGCCACCAACGAGAAGGTTCAGAACAAAACCGACGACTTTGGCAGCTTCGACTTTAGGCTAGATGCCAACCACATCTATATCTTAAAGCTGGAGAAGGAGAAATTCTTCGCTAAGACGCTAATGATTTCAACGCAAGGAGTACCGGCAGGTATGTTCAATCTAAATACAGCCTACGACCTTAAGATGGAGCCCATTGTGATGAACAAGGCTATTGAGATTCCAAACATATACTACGATTTGGGCAAGTGGGACATCAAGCCGGAGTCGGCAACAGAGCTCGACAAGTTGGTTACGCTGTTGGAGGAAAATCCCACCATCCGTATTGAGCTCAGCTCGCACACTGATGCACGTGGCAGTTCGCAGCAGAATATGGTGCTTTCGCAGAAACGTGCACAATCTGCCGTGGACTATATTGTTTCCAAAGGTATTGCCAGCTCGCGCATTGTGGCCAAGGGTTATGGCGACACCATGATCAAGAATCGTTGTAAGAAGGGCGTACAGTGCACCGAGGCCGAGCAGGCCGTAAATAGGCGAACAGAGATTAAGGTGATAAGCTACTAA
- a CDS encoding SprB repeat-containing protein yields the protein MKKLLFVIIVLLYPLYSIAQPNFDNFAMKDWAFGFHVSSQTLNYHPSCENVVLNREIGDVTINGNTTHYYHYVVEDWYKLNNIYNSFYVNLQAIVTRYTSADCEGAANLTANTSDYINYLGITISTNNGLTWQNFQGSIDIGITPPRPISLDLYYKLEDDTQGESVGFVIPGVTYSYNATFDNTYTGILPVYYYGTDNSSEWKEFSGLSHVFTEEELAGANTVYVRAYGYRQDGSPDLQYSAGYIQKVYSIKRLPNLTVNEKKLCGTDKYTFTITPSETLDIFPNIKVAYKLGGNSTNEQTISLTKDTPVNYQIVSSERETIGSSVVIIFYGSKPAPIFTKVISQALPFKLYQAQVTDLVGCPGASGSITFTAPTATQQNNFNYSYSKDNVVYGNNPTIDVNVDGTYQPYYKAIKNSNAYCYQQSSVTVADKRVNDQRFTVTANDALCNGGYGSIKGALSSDVGGYPNNFKMVVNKSDYSFSGGIAQDNIANVGSYTVSLRYGSDVCTFNTPKTVSVNQPSVLSVNQPFVVHVANFGGSTGSINYSISGGTANYSVTLLKGALIITTINASPSSGIFSNLSAGTYTISVTDSHDCSISSNNIEIYQPSSALSLSVTGHTDVTCNGGSNGSVTLNGSGGWPPLKYSSDGTTYQTSNVLTGLSAGAYT from the coding sequence ATGAAAAAGTTATTATTTGTAATTATAGTTCTACTATACCCGCTGTATTCCATTGCACAGCCCAATTTTGACAATTTTGCAATGAAAGATTGGGCATTTGGCTTCCATGTCTCATCTCAAACTCTAAATTACCATCCATCTTGCGAAAACGTAGTTTTGAATAGAGAAATAGGTGATGTAACTATTAATGGTAATACAACCCATTATTATCATTATGTTGTTGAAGACTGGTATAAGTTAAATAATATTTACAATAGTTTCTATGTGAATTTACAAGCTATTGTTACCAGATATACTTCTGCTGATTGTGAGGGAGCTGCTAATTTAACGGCAAATACATCTGATTATATTAATTATTTAGGCATAACAATTTCAACAAATAATGGTCTTACATGGCAGAATTTTCAAGGTTCAATAGATATAGGGATTACCCCACCTAGGCCAATAAGTCTCGACCTTTACTATAAACTTGAAGATGATACCCAGGGCGAAAGTGTTGGTTTTGTAATTCCTGGGGTAACTTATTCCTATAACGCAACATTTGATAATACATACACTGGGATATTGCCCGTCTACTATTATGGCACAGATAATTCAAGCGAATGGAAAGAGTTTAGTGGCTTGTCACATGTATTTACAGAGGAGGAGTTAGCTGGTGCAAATACTGTATATGTTAGAGCATATGGGTATAGACAAGATGGATCACCTGATTTGCAATATAGCGCAGGCTATATTCAGAAAGTATATTCCATAAAACGACTGCCAAACCTGACTGTAAATGAAAAAAAGTTATGCGGGACAGATAAATATACATTTACAATTACTCCAAGTGAGACTTTAGACATTTTTCCCAATATAAAAGTTGCTTATAAATTAGGGGGTAATTCTACAAATGAACAAACCATTAGTCTGACAAAAGATACTCCGGTAAACTATCAAATAGTTTCTTCTGAAAGAGAAACAATAGGATCAAGCGTGGTTATAATTTTTTACGGATCAAAACCTGCTCCAATTTTTACAAAAGTTATTTCTCAAGCACTGCCATTTAAGCTTTATCAAGCTCAGGTAACAGACCTTGTGGGTTGCCCCGGAGCAAGCGGAAGCATAACTTTTACTGCCCCTACAGCCACCCAACAGAATAACTTTAATTATAGTTACTCTAAAGATAACGTAGTATATGGAAACAATCCAACGATAGATGTCAATGTTGATGGAACCTACCAACCATATTACAAAGCCATAAAAAACAGCAACGCCTATTGCTATCAGCAAAGTTCTGTAACGGTAGCTGATAAACGTGTTAACGACCAGCGATTTACAGTGACAGCAAATGATGCTCTATGCAATGGTGGTTATGGTTCAATTAAAGGGGCATTATCTTCAGATGTGGGTGGTTATCCAAATAACTTCAAAATGGTTGTTAACAAGTCAGATTACTCATTTAGTGGTGGTATTGCACAAGATAACATAGCAAATGTAGGCAGTTATACGGTAAGCTTAAGGTATGGATCTGATGTTTGTACTTTTAATACTCCTAAAACTGTTTCGGTAAATCAACCTTCAGTGTTATCGGTAAATCAACCTTTTGTTGTTCACGTTGCTAATTTTGGAGGAAGCACTGGGAGCATTAACTATTCTATATCTGGTGGTACCGCAAATTATAGCGTCACCTTGCTCAAGGGGGCTTTAATAATCACCACAATAAATGCGTCTCCTTCATCTGGCATATTTTCTAACCTCAGTGCCGGAACTTATACTATTAGTGTGACTGATAGCCATGACTGTAGCATATCATCAAATAA